In Streptomyces sp. NBC_01707, a genomic segment contains:
- a CDS encoding CDP-alcohol phosphatidyltransferase family protein has product MTRSSTYRTRLLRPEPASGAAGQTLLLALLGMMTGLGAAGWLTGLVFTAGVWVVLTRALDQAGNRPFGPANGVTLARTTLVGGVAALVADSFVSRPPVAVLVALATVALILDAVDGQVARRTGTASSLGARFDMEVDAFLILVLSVHVATSLGAWVLLIGAMRYVFVVAARAWPWLRGPLRPSMARKTVAALQGIVLLAVGAGIVPRLPAYAAVLSALALLVWSFGRDIGWLWCVRSRGNAKEVRDTMLENA; this is encoded by the coding sequence GTGACCCGGAGTAGCACATACAGAACTCGTCTGCTTCGCCCGGAGCCGGCGTCGGGCGCGGCCGGGCAGACCCTCCTGCTGGCCCTTCTCGGCATGATGACCGGGCTGGGAGCCGCGGGGTGGCTGACGGGCCTGGTCTTCACGGCCGGCGTCTGGGTCGTCCTCACCCGCGCACTGGACCAGGCAGGCAACCGGCCCTTCGGTCCCGCCAACGGCGTCACCCTGGCCCGCACGACGCTCGTCGGGGGTGTGGCCGCGCTGGTCGCGGATTCCTTCGTCAGCCGACCGCCGGTCGCGGTCCTGGTCGCGCTCGCCACGGTGGCGCTGATCCTTGATGCGGTCGACGGCCAGGTCGCCCGGCGCACCGGGACGGCGTCGTCCCTGGGGGCACGCTTCGACATGGAGGTCGACGCCTTCCTCATTCTGGTGCTCAGCGTCCACGTCGCCACGTCACTGGGCGCATGGGTGCTGCTGATCGGGGCCATGCGCTACGTGTTCGTCGTGGCGGCCCGGGCATGGCCGTGGTTGCGTGGGCCCCTTCGGCCGAGCATGGCCCGTAAGACGGTGGCCGCCCTGCAGGGGATCGTTCTTCTCGCGGTCGGCGCCGGGATCGTCCCGCGCCTGCCCGCGTATGCGGCAGTCCTGTCGGCGCTCGCGTTGCTCGTCTGGTCCTTCGGGCGTGACATCGGGTGGCTGTGGTGCGTCAGGTCCCGTGGGAACGCGAAGGAGGTCCGGGACACGATGCTCGAAAACGCCTGA
- a CDS encoding alpha/beta hydrolase, whose protein sequence is MTPSQRRPIARRTRYGTMVALLVAISATLNACAGRSDRAADSSRAAAAGAKQVQTEYVPCGKPPVKLEKVDQDFLDTLAAAGGTPLYEQSYKDAREVLNKLQAGPVDMLPAQISERTVPGGPTGPVSIHVVRPDGVQGDVPAVVYIHGGGWVLGNFMTHERLVRQIADGARAAVVFVDYTPSPEAQFPVPVEQAYTVAKWVADHGGEIGVDPSRLAVAGDSVGGDMTAAVTMMAKQRGGPHFKQQVMLYPVTDADFDTASYNRFAENCWLTRPAMKWFWDAYAPREADRSNPLASPLHATVDQLRGLPPALMITDSDVLLDGANAYAAKLRAAGVPVTSSHHSGVTHDFMMLNALAGTQAAEQAVTQTTATLRGALYAPTDPGPGK, encoded by the coding sequence ATGACACCCTCGCAACGGCGCCCGATAGCCCGCAGGACCCGCTACGGCACCATGGTCGCGCTCCTGGTGGCCATCAGCGCGACACTCAACGCCTGCGCCGGCCGCAGCGACCGCGCCGCCGACAGCAGCCGGGCCGCGGCCGCCGGGGCCAAACAGGTCCAGACCGAGTACGTGCCCTGCGGCAAGCCGCCGGTGAAGCTGGAAAAGGTCGACCAGGACTTTCTCGACACACTCGCGGCAGCCGGCGGCACCCCGCTGTACGAGCAGTCGTACAAGGATGCCCGGGAAGTGCTGAACAAGCTGCAGGCAGGTCCCGTGGACATGCTGCCCGCGCAGATCAGTGAGCGGACCGTGCCCGGTGGTCCGACCGGTCCGGTGTCCATTCACGTCGTCCGCCCCGACGGTGTCCAGGGCGATGTGCCCGCCGTCGTGTACATCCACGGCGGCGGCTGGGTACTGGGCAACTTCATGACCCACGAGCGCCTCGTCCGCCAGATCGCCGACGGCGCTCGTGCCGCTGTCGTCTTCGTCGACTACACCCCCTCCCCCGAGGCCCAGTTCCCCGTCCCTGTCGAGCAGGCGTACACCGTGGCCAAGTGGGTGGCCGATCACGGCGGTGAGATCGGCGTCGACCCCAGCCGGCTGGCAGTCGCCGGCGACTCGGTGGGTGGAGACATGACCGCGGCCGTCACCATGATGGCCAAGCAGCGCGGTGGCCCCCACTTCAAGCAGCAGGTCATGCTCTACCCCGTCACAGACGCCGACTTCGACACCGCCTCCTACAACCGCTTCGCCGAGAACTGCTGGCTCACGCGGCCCGCCATGAAGTGGTTCTGGGACGCCTATGCGCCCCGCGAGGCCGACCGCAGCAATCCGCTGGCCTCCCCGCTGCACGCCACCGTCGACCAGCTGCGCGGCCTGCCGCCCGCCCTGATGATCACCGACTCCGATGTTCTGCTGGACGGGGCCAACGCCTATGCCGCCAAGCTCCGCGCAGCCGGCGTCCCGGTCACCTCGTCCCACCACAGCGGGGTCACCCACGACTTCATGATGCTCAACGCGCTGGCCGGCACCCAGGCCGCCGAGCAGGCCGTCACCCAGACGACTGCGACTCTGCGCGGGGCGCTGTACGCACCGACCGACCCCGGCCCCGGCAAGTGA
- a CDS encoding SAM-dependent methyltransferase, which yields MSGTGATRYAPAWLALREGADAAARASRLLGPLRQHLEAAAGEPGGAEPAPGRSTWVIRDLGCGTGSMGRWLAPRLNGPQHWILHDHDRDLLDLAAARTPRTAADGSPVTVTTEPGDVALLTANVLSGTSLVTASALLDLLTREELDVLAAACAGAGCPALLALSVVGRVHLTPADPLDAEIAHAFNAHQRRVDQGRRLLGPDAVAAASEAFARHGLTVREHASPWRLGSGPRSLPCDGSRRTQEVDPYGSGGQDPGSCESALTAEWLRGWVGAARDQRPDLAQHADAYLRRRLAECWAGELQVVVHHKDVLALPGPTGGSS from the coding sequence ATGAGCGGGACCGGTGCAACTCGCTATGCCCCGGCATGGCTTGCGCTGCGGGAGGGTGCCGATGCGGCCGCCCGCGCATCCCGACTCCTCGGACCGCTGCGGCAACACCTGGAGGCCGCGGCCGGTGAGCCCGGGGGCGCAGAACCGGCGCCAGGGCGCTCGACGTGGGTGATCCGCGATCTCGGGTGCGGCACCGGTTCCATGGGGCGCTGGCTCGCCCCCCGGCTGAACGGTCCCCAGCACTGGATCCTGCACGACCACGACCGGGACCTGCTCGACCTGGCCGCCGCTCGGACGCCTCGTACGGCCGCCGACGGCAGCCCCGTCACCGTCACGACAGAACCCGGCGATGTCGCGCTACTGACCGCGAACGTCCTCTCAGGCACCTCGCTGGTGACGGCCTCCGCCCTGTTGGACCTGCTCACCCGCGAAGAACTGGACGTGCTGGCCGCGGCCTGCGCCGGGGCCGGCTGCCCCGCCCTGCTGGCGCTTTCCGTGGTGGGAAGGGTCCACCTCACCCCGGCAGATCCGCTGGACGCCGAGATCGCGCACGCGTTCAACGCCCATCAGCGCCGCGTGGACCAGGGCCGCCGGCTCCTCGGTCCCGACGCCGTCGCGGCGGCCTCCGAGGCCTTCGCACGTCATGGCCTGACCGTACGGGAACACGCGAGCCCGTGGCGGCTCGGTTCCGGTCCTCGTTCCCTGCCCTGCGACGGGTCGCGCCGGACGCAAGAGGTCGATCCGTACGGATCCGGAGGTCAGGACCCGGGCTCCTGCGAGTCCGCGCTGACGGCGGAGTGGCTTCGGGGCTGGGTCGGCGCCGCTCGTGACCAGCGGCCGGACCTCGCACAGCATGCCGACGCGTACCTGCGGCGTCGCCTGGCGGAGTGCTGGGCAGGTGAGTTGCAGGTGGTGGTGCATCACAAGGATGTGCTGGCTCTGCCCGGGCCGACAGGTGGATCTTCGTGA
- a CDS encoding AEC family transporter, protein MAITAEVYSFCMVHEIATALLPVFFALALGFGAGLRGYVDNRDVSSINKLVMDFAIPVSLFVSISSTDRSDITAHAGYIVVTVIALAVVYAVTLVLQQRTFGLQKAEAAVQAVTIAYPNYASIGLPLSAAVVGARGAIAVAIGLAVGSMTIVPFSLALLEDSKLGPNAPGSTLSRFGGALGKSARRPIFWAPMLAIVLVLCGVHMPDLVEKTLTPLGQAGAGAALFLTGLLLSAQKVSFGPNVAYGIVVKNGLMPLFVWGLCLLLDLDRLSTTEAVLLTAIPCGFFGLVFSASFGLQSRVAGSTLMLSTVAGIASLSVVIALLPQHV, encoded by the coding sequence GTGGCGATTACTGCAGAAGTCTATAGTTTTTGCATGGTGCACGAGATTGCGACGGCCCTGCTCCCCGTCTTCTTCGCCCTCGCCCTCGGGTTCGGCGCCGGCCTGCGCGGATACGTCGACAACCGGGACGTTTCCTCGATCAACAAGCTGGTCATGGATTTCGCCATCCCGGTGTCGCTGTTCGTGTCGATCTCCTCCACGGACCGGTCCGACATCACCGCGCACGCCGGGTACATCGTGGTGACTGTCATCGCCCTGGCTGTCGTGTATGCCGTGACTCTGGTGCTGCAGCAAAGAACGTTCGGGCTGCAGAAGGCGGAGGCCGCGGTGCAGGCCGTCACCATCGCGTACCCGAACTACGCTTCCATCGGCCTGCCGTTGTCCGCCGCCGTGGTCGGCGCCCGTGGGGCGATCGCCGTCGCCATCGGCCTCGCGGTAGGGTCCATGACCATTGTGCCGTTCAGTCTGGCCCTGCTGGAGGACTCCAAGCTGGGCCCGAATGCGCCGGGGTCGACCCTCTCCCGGTTCGGCGGCGCATTGGGCAAGTCGGCGCGTCGGCCCATTTTCTGGGCCCCGATGCTCGCCATCGTGCTGGTGCTCTGTGGCGTGCACATGCCCGACCTGGTCGAGAAGACACTGACCCCCCTCGGTCAGGCCGGTGCGGGTGCGGCGCTGTTCCTCACCGGGCTGCTGCTGTCCGCGCAGAAGGTGTCGTTCGGACCGAACGTGGCATACGGCATCGTGGTGAAGAACGGGCTCATGCCGCTGTTCGTCTGGGGGCTGTGCCTGCTCCTCGACCTGGACAGGCTCAGCACCACCGAGGCCGTGCTGCTCACCGCCATTCCCTGCGGCTTCTTCGGACTGGTGTTCAGCGCGTCCTTCGGACTGCAATCGCGCGTTGCCGGATCGACTCTGATGCTCTCGACGGTCGCGGGCATTGCCTCGCTGTCCGTGGTGATCGCCCTGCTGCCCCAGCACGTATGA
- a CDS encoding creatininase family protein codes for MSERQERTRISDLLSPDTTTADAGAGRAGVAVLPIGSFEQHGPYLPLMTDTVVACAIAREIAAAHVVLRLPPVTISCSHEHAAWPGTVSISATTLCAVVRDIAESLRRSGINNLVLINGHGGNYALRNAVQESAGTGTRMALFPGSADWDSARDKAGLSTSSYSDMHAGELETSILLHVDPGMIRPGHETADFLADDRKHLLTLGMRAYTESGVIGRPSLASAEKGKQLLTGLVESFAEYLALLTPDELLVPAESGSGPSGATDSRSSAVVRRGTR; via the coding sequence ATGAGTGAACGGCAAGAGCGCACGCGGATATCTGATCTGCTGTCACCGGACACGACGACGGCGGATGCGGGGGCCGGTCGGGCCGGTGTCGCAGTTCTTCCCATCGGCAGCTTCGAGCAACATGGGCCGTATCTTCCCCTGATGACCGATACGGTAGTGGCCTGCGCCATCGCCCGGGAGATCGCAGCCGCCCATGTGGTGCTCCGTCTGCCTCCGGTGACGATCTCCTGTTCGCACGAACACGCCGCTTGGCCTGGAACGGTCAGCATTTCCGCGACCACCTTGTGTGCCGTTGTCCGGGACATCGCTGAATCGCTCCGCCGATCCGGCATCAATAATCTGGTTCTGATCAACGGACACGGTGGAAACTATGCGTTGCGTAACGCAGTTCAGGAGTCGGCAGGGACGGGTACTCGCATGGCGCTCTTTCCTGGATCGGCCGACTGGGACAGCGCGCGGGACAAGGCCGGCTTGAGCACGTCCTCGTACAGCGACATGCATGCGGGAGAATTGGAAACGTCCATCCTGTTGCATGTGGATCCAGGAATGATTCGCCCCGGTCATGAGACCGCAGATTTCCTCGCCGACGACCGGAAACATTTGCTCACTCTCGGCATGCGGGCTTATACGGAGTCAGGTGTGATCGGTCGTCCTTCCTTGGCATCCGCCGAAAAGGGCAAGCAGCTGTTGACCGGCCTGGTCGAGTCCTTCGCTGAATACCTCGCGCTTCTGACACCGGATGAGCTCCTGGTTCCGGCGGAGTCAGGGTCCGGGCCGTCCGGCGCCACGGACAGCCGGTCGTCGGCCGTCGTCCGGCGGGGAACGCGGTGA
- a CDS encoding glycosyltransferase family 4 protein, giving the protein MGELRAAPVNPAAATTTTGRSVVVVMPGGVDDPSAPSGGNTYDRRVCRDLPRLGWQVHEYAVAGTWPQPRATARAELARILRESADGAVVLLDGLVACAVPDIVVPEAERLRLVVLVHLPLGDETGLTPATAAALDAGERRTLQAAATVVATSDWAARRLVDHHGLDPGRVHVAAPGADTAPLAAGTGAGRPPSLLCVASVTPRKGQLQLVESLAAVADLPWNCVCVGGLGQDPGYVTRLRELIGRYSLGDRVHLVGPRTGTELNASYAAADLLLLASHAETYGMVATEALARGVPVLATAVGGLPEAVGHVPDMGVPGSLVPPRDPAAFASALRLWLGEPVERRRSKQAAVARRTVLAGWDTTSRSLAAVLERPRKKSREAA; this is encoded by the coding sequence ATGGGCGAGCTACGAGCGGCTCCTGTGAACCCCGCGGCCGCCACCACGACGACCGGGCGCTCGGTCGTCGTGGTGATGCCCGGTGGCGTCGACGATCCTTCCGCGCCGAGCGGGGGAAACACCTACGACCGCAGAGTGTGCCGGGACCTGCCCCGGCTCGGCTGGCAGGTCCACGAGTACGCCGTCGCGGGCACCTGGCCACAGCCCCGAGCCACCGCTCGTGCTGAACTGGCCCGGATTCTCAGGGAGTCGGCGGACGGCGCCGTCGTCCTCCTCGACGGACTCGTCGCCTGCGCCGTCCCCGACATCGTCGTCCCCGAGGCCGAACGGCTGCGCCTGGTGGTGCTCGTCCACCTGCCGCTGGGCGACGAGACGGGCCTCACCCCCGCCACGGCAGCAGCCCTGGACGCCGGAGAGCGCAGGACGCTGCAGGCCGCGGCGACAGTCGTGGCAACCAGTGACTGGGCGGCCCGACGGCTCGTGGACCACCACGGACTCGACCCCGGCCGGGTCCACGTCGCCGCCCCCGGAGCCGACACCGCCCCTCTGGCGGCCGGCACCGGCGCCGGCCGCCCCCCGAGCCTGCTCTGCGTGGCCTCCGTGACTCCGCGAAAAGGGCAGCTCCAGCTGGTGGAGTCCCTCGCTGCCGTCGCGGACCTTCCGTGGAACTGCGTCTGCGTCGGCGGACTGGGCCAGGATCCCGGCTACGTCACGCGGCTCCGGGAACTGATCGGGCGGTACAGCCTCGGCGACCGGGTACACCTTGTCGGCCCACGGACAGGCACTGAACTGAACGCGAGCTACGCCGCAGCCGACCTGCTGCTGCTCGCCTCGCACGCCGAGACGTACGGCATGGTGGCGACGGAGGCTCTTGCCCGCGGCGTCCCCGTACTGGCGACGGCGGTCGGTGGACTCCCGGAAGCGGTCGGACACGTACCCGACATGGGCGTGCCGGGCTCCCTGGTACCACCGCGGGACCCGGCAGCATTCGCCTCGGCATTGCGCCTCTGGCTCGGTGAGCCGGTCGAACGCCGACGTTCGAAGCAGGCGGCCGTGGCTCGGCGCACGGTGCTGGCCGGCTGGGACACGACCTCGCGCAGTCTGGCCGCGGTGCTGGAACGACCCCGCAAGAAATCCCGGGAGGCCGCATGA
- a CDS encoding RibD family protein: protein MERRDGLDAAEAWELLRGIRSEADAEAAGLVRGTDGRRRWGRASPEADILADRYLPLCLGGPRIAIAQLGQSLDGFIASRTGDADFVTGTEDRDHLHRLRALCDAVVIGAGTAVADDPQLTVRTCAGSNPVRVVLDPHRRVPLRHRVFSDGAAPTLWVVGADEERGQAIAAMEGIDILTLPDAAAFAPRRLLRELARRGLGRVLVEGGGITVSRFLHARALHRLYLTVAPVLLGDGVPGLGFPGPELMRDALRPPTRRAALGEDTLFELDLRTTHSADPVGDEHADTGQARDEGE, encoded by the coding sequence GTGGAACGACGCGACGGGCTGGATGCGGCCGAAGCCTGGGAGCTGCTGCGCGGCATCCGGTCCGAGGCGGACGCCGAGGCCGCCGGACTGGTCCGAGGAACTGACGGCCGACGCCGGTGGGGGCGCGCCTCGCCCGAGGCGGACATCCTCGCCGACCGTTACCTGCCGCTGTGTCTGGGCGGTCCGCGCATCGCCATCGCGCAGCTGGGACAGAGTCTGGACGGATTCATCGCGAGCCGTACCGGAGACGCCGACTTCGTCACGGGCACGGAGGACCGCGACCATCTGCACCGCCTGCGTGCCCTCTGCGACGCGGTGGTCATCGGCGCCGGCACCGCCGTCGCGGACGATCCCCAACTGACGGTCCGTACCTGCGCGGGCAGCAACCCGGTCCGCGTCGTCCTCGATCCGCACCGCCGGGTACCGCTCCGCCACCGGGTGTTCAGTGACGGCGCAGCACCCACCCTGTGGGTGGTGGGCGCGGACGAGGAGCGGGGGCAGGCCATTGCGGCCATGGAGGGCATCGACATACTGACCCTGCCCGACGCCGCTGCGTTCGCCCCCCGACGTCTGCTGCGGGAACTCGCCCGCCGTGGGCTGGGCCGCGTGCTTGTCGAGGGTGGCGGAATCACCGTGTCGCGCTTCCTCCACGCGCGGGCACTGCACCGCCTCTACCTCACAGTGGCACCGGTCCTGCTCGGTGACGGTGTCCCGGGGCTCGGCTTTCCCGGCCCGGAGCTGATGCGCGATGCGCTTCGTCCGCCGACCCGGCGCGCCGCTCTCGGCGAGGACACTCTCTTCGAGCTCGATCTGCGGACGACGCATTCCGCTGACCCAGTGGGAGACGAGCACGCCGATACCGGGCAGGCTCGCGACGAGGGTGAGTAG
- a CDS encoding ArnT family glycosyltransferase: MRQAAQADEGLRRHRRWLFALVVVVLLAEMAVAMVTTAVKQTPTIDEPVYVGTAVVYLQQHSLRYNPEHPPLGKLLIGSGTAFADAHLDRAFTGDQTELGRHLLYESGNDPWRLMLWARLPVIVLTLLFGLVVLAFARDLAGPVGGLVALGLYAFSPDIIAHGSLATLDVPTAGFLLTSVWLLWRARRRPRLCLPLAGGALGAAVATKMSALPAVPVLFLLVVLSVCHARRTHDPGPGGRMRLLVLGVAAVSVVALVAIAVVWASYLAVDPQLRWAGAENLPVTHGPGPRVVDGLPFPEPYRDGMRIQFGFENMTWSGFLFGRHYRGSLWYYLPAALLIKTPLGMLALWSAGAVAAVTVPRLRSAAPYVLVPTVVLLAAAMTGSRDLGVRYALFMPMFLAVAAAGVATFRRRSAHIASAALLLFVAVSSLRTYPYYLPYSNEAFGGPARTHLRLHDSNVDWGQDLGRLAARLRQRYPDERVWLVYKGSGVPSYYGIDASDPRKVPPSEVHGLLVVSDSSIAKADERLATLVNTSVRIDEVGHSITIYRRATRVDGAPEAK, translated from the coding sequence ATGCGGCAGGCCGCTCAAGCGGACGAAGGGCTGCGGAGACACCGGCGGTGGCTGTTCGCACTCGTCGTGGTCGTGCTCCTCGCCGAGATGGCCGTCGCGATGGTCACGACGGCCGTGAAGCAGACCCCTACCATCGACGAGCCCGTGTACGTGGGCACGGCGGTGGTCTACCTGCAGCAGCACAGCCTGCGGTACAACCCCGAGCATCCGCCGCTGGGCAAGCTGCTCATCGGCTCGGGAACGGCCTTCGCCGACGCGCACCTCGACCGCGCCTTCACCGGCGATCAGACGGAGCTCGGACGCCACCTCCTGTACGAATCGGGCAATGATCCGTGGCGTCTGATGCTGTGGGCGCGGTTGCCGGTGATCGTGCTGACGCTCCTGTTCGGGCTGGTTGTCCTCGCGTTCGCCCGGGACCTCGCCGGCCCCGTGGGCGGGTTGGTGGCGCTCGGTCTGTACGCGTTCTCGCCCGACATCATCGCGCACGGTTCGCTGGCCACACTTGACGTTCCGACGGCCGGCTTCCTGCTGACGTCGGTCTGGTTGCTGTGGCGGGCGCGGCGGCGGCCTCGCCTCTGCCTCCCGCTCGCCGGAGGGGCGCTCGGCGCGGCCGTGGCCACGAAGATGAGCGCGTTGCCTGCGGTTCCGGTGCTGTTCCTCCTGGTCGTCCTGTCGGTCTGTCACGCCCGCCGGACGCACGACCCCGGCCCCGGCGGGCGGATGCGGCTTCTCGTGCTCGGCGTGGCCGCCGTATCGGTCGTCGCGCTGGTCGCGATCGCCGTGGTGTGGGCGTCCTACCTCGCCGTCGACCCGCAGTTGCGATGGGCCGGTGCCGAGAACCTGCCGGTCACCCACGGGCCGGGCCCACGTGTCGTCGACGGGCTCCCGTTCCCGGAGCCGTACCGCGACGGTATGCGCATCCAGTTCGGCTTCGAGAACATGACGTGGAGCGGCTTCCTGTTCGGCCGCCACTACCGCGGTTCGCTGTGGTACTACCTGCCGGCCGCGCTGCTGATCAAGACGCCGCTGGGCATGCTCGCGCTGTGGTCGGCCGGTGCCGTCGCCGCCGTGACGGTGCCCCGACTGCGGTCCGCGGCACCGTACGTGCTGGTCCCCACGGTGGTGCTGCTGGCCGCGGCCATGACCGGGTCCCGCGATCTCGGTGTTCGGTACGCCCTCTTCATGCCGATGTTCCTGGCAGTCGCCGCGGCCGGCGTGGCCACCTTCCGACGGCGGTCGGCGCACATCGCGTCAGCGGCGCTGCTCCTGTTCGTTGCGGTGAGTTCCCTGCGGACGTACCCGTACTACCTGCCGTACTCCAACGAGGCGTTCGGCGGCCCGGCCAGGACTCACCTGCGTCTGCATGACTCGAACGTCGACTGGGGTCAGGACCTGGGCCGGTTGGCCGCCCGCCTTCGGCAGCGGTACCCGGACGAGAGGGTCTGGCTCGTCTACAAGGGCAGCGGCGTGCCCTCCTACTACGGCATCGACGCGTCCGACCCGCGCAAGGTCCCTCCTAGCGAGGTTCACGGGCTCCTCGTCGTGTCGGACTCCTCGATCGCCAAGGCCGATGAACGGCTGGCCACTCTGGTCAACACCAGCGTGCGCATCGACGAGGTGGGCCACTCGATCACGATCTACCGCCGGGCAACGCGCGTTGACGGGGCACCCGAGGCGAAGTGA
- a CDS encoding zinc-binding alcohol dehydrogenase: MERTARAFWLRSPGHGEIRDVPLPEPAGDEVVVRTLYSGVSRGTESLVFRGGVPESQHIAMRAPFQDGDFPGPVKYGYLNVGLVEEGPARLVGRTVFCLYPHQSRYVVPASAVTPVPDTVPAGRAVLAGTVETAVNALWDAAPLIGDRIAVVGAGMIGCSVAALLARYPAVRVQLVDSDPTRAVVADALGVDFALPEHALGDCDLVVHASATEGGLARSLELLAPEGTVLELSWYGDRRVSLSLGEAFHSGRLVLRGSQVGTVSPARSSRRTFADRLALSLDLLADPAFDALITGECAFEELPSVLARIGKGDLPGLCHRVLYDTTPVARVPAGR, from the coding sequence ATGGAGCGCACCGCACGCGCCTTTTGGCTCCGCTCCCCCGGCCACGGCGAGATACGGGACGTTCCGCTGCCGGAGCCGGCCGGCGACGAGGTCGTGGTGCGCACGCTGTACTCCGGGGTGAGCCGTGGCACCGAGAGCCTGGTCTTCCGCGGCGGCGTACCGGAGAGTCAGCACATCGCGATGCGGGCGCCGTTCCAGGACGGCGACTTCCCCGGTCCGGTCAAGTACGGCTATCTCAACGTCGGCCTTGTCGAGGAGGGACCGGCGCGCCTCGTGGGCCGTACGGTCTTCTGCCTCTACCCGCACCAGAGCCGGTACGTCGTCCCTGCGAGTGCGGTGACCCCGGTGCCCGACACCGTCCCCGCCGGGCGGGCCGTGCTGGCCGGAACGGTGGAGACCGCGGTGAACGCCCTGTGGGACGCCGCACCGCTGATCGGCGACCGGATCGCCGTCGTCGGGGCAGGCATGATCGGCTGCTCCGTCGCCGCACTGCTCGCCCGGTACCCTGCCGTCCGCGTCCAGCTGGTCGATTCCGATCCCACCCGGGCCGTCGTCGCCGACGCCCTGGGCGTCGACTTCGCGCTCCCCGAGCATGCTCTGGGCGACTGTGACCTCGTGGTCCACGCCAGCGCCACCGAGGGGGGTCTTGCCCGCTCGCTGGAGCTCCTCGCCCCGGAGGGCACGGTCCTGGAACTGAGCTGGTACGGCGACCGGCGAGTCAGCCTGTCGCTCGGGGAGGCCTTCCACTCCGGTCGTCTGGTCCTGCGCGGCAGCCAGGTGGGGACCGTGTCTCCGGCCCGGAGCTCCCGCCGTACCTTCGCCGATCGGCTCGCCCTCTCGCTCGACCTGCTCGCCGACCCCGCCTTCGACGCACTGATCACCGGCGAATGCGCCTTCGAGGAGCTGCCCTCGGTGCTGGCCAGGATCGGCAAGGGGGATCTTCCCGGGTTGTGCCACCGCGTGCTGTACGACACGACTCCGGTGGCACGGGTTCCGGCCGGACGTTGA
- the ribA gene encoding GTP cyclohydrolase II — protein MIESDGAHSDSARSTGAERATTVQLSTEHGVFRAVGYWDHNRRDEQIALVYGDIEGDDALTRVHSECLTGDTFGSNHCECGDQLSAALRAIVGEGRGVLIYLRGHEGRGIGLLAKLRAMQLQAEGLDTVEANIALGLPVDARNYQVAAEILHDLGVRSVRLLSNNPRKREALLQHGIKVTEQVPLLTEPREENLVYLRTKRERLGHHLPHLDGGVDRI, from the coding sequence ATGATAGAGAGCGATGGCGCACACAGCGACAGCGCGCGTTCAACAGGCGCTGAACGAGCGACAACTGTCCAGCTGTCGACCGAGCACGGAGTTTTCCGTGCTGTCGGCTACTGGGACCACAATCGCCGGGATGAACAAATAGCGCTGGTATACGGCGACATCGAGGGAGACGACGCGCTCACCCGGGTGCATTCGGAGTGTTTGACCGGAGATACCTTCGGATCCAACCATTGCGAGTGCGGTGACCAACTGTCCGCGGCACTACGCGCCATCGTGGGCGAGGGACGCGGCGTACTCATCTACCTGCGGGGCCACGAAGGCCGGGGAATCGGCCTGTTGGCCAAGCTCCGAGCGATGCAGCTCCAGGCGGAGGGACTTGACACGGTCGAGGCGAACATCGCGCTCGGGCTCCCGGTCGACGCCCGCAACTACCAGGTGGCGGCGGAGATTCTGCACGACCTCGGTGTCCGGTCCGTGCGACTGCTGTCGAACAACCCACGCAAGCGTGAGGCGCTGCTGCAGCACGGCATCAAGGTCACCGAACAGGTTCCGCTGCTGACGGAACCGCGTGAGGAGAATCTCGTCTACCTGCGGACCAAGCGCGAACGTCTCGGCCATCACCTGCCGCATCTGGACGGTGGCGTCGACCGGATCTGA
- a CDS encoding 6-carboxytetrahydropterin synthase translates to MFSVTVREHFMIAHSFRGEVFGPAQRLHGATYVVDASFRRPELDADNIVVDIGLATTELKRAVGEFNYRNLDDESEFADLNTSTEFLAKVIADRLADQVRSGALGEGAHGLTAITVTLHESHIAWASYERLL, encoded by the coding sequence TTGTTCAGTGTCACCGTCCGCGAGCACTTCATGATCGCCCACAGTTTCCGCGGGGAGGTGTTCGGTCCCGCGCAGCGTCTGCACGGAGCGACGTACGTAGTGGACGCCTCCTTTCGCCGTCCCGAGCTGGACGCCGACAACATCGTCGTCGACATCGGGCTGGCCACCACTGAACTAAAACGTGCGGTGGGCGAGTTCAACTACCGCAACCTCGATGACGAATCGGAGTTCGCGGACCTCAACACCTCGACGGAATTCCTGGCCAAGGTCATCGCCGACCGCCTGGCCGACCAGGTGCGCTCCGGAGCACTGGGCGAGGGCGCACACGGCCTGACCGCCATCACGGTGACTCTGCACGAATCACACATCGCATGGGCGAGCTACGAGCGGCTCCTGTGA